CGCGAAGGAGGTCGAGCGCGATCCGGTCGCCGACGGCCGCGTTGTCCGGCTCCGCGCGCCGGAACTTCCGAAGGAGGTCCACCGCCCGGCCGAAGTCACGCTGCGACTCCCAGAAGGAGATCGCGGACGCGAGCGCGTCCCGATCCGTCGGATCGGACGCGATCCACCGATCGTAGTCCTGCCGGGCCTCCGCGTCGGCCCCCCGCTTCTCGTCCGCTTCCGCGCGAACCTTGATGGCGGCGGGGTTGTCGGCGAGACCGGGAACGTCGTCGAGCACGGCACGCGCGAGGTCGGGGCGGCCGGACAGGATGTGGGCCCGGGCGAGCGCCGCGGCGGTGCCGGGATTCTGGGGAGAGAGCTTGTGCGCCCGTTCGAGGGCCGCGACGGCGGCCGGTACCCGGGCCGGGTCCTTCTCCGCCGCTCCCAGGTCGATCGCGCCTTCGAGCCGCCACGCCGGTTCCAGCGTCGGATCGAGCTCCGCCGCCTTCGCGGCCTCTTTCCTCGCGTCGTCGTCGACGCCCATCTGCTGCAGCAGGACCGCGAGCTCGAAGTGGACGGTGGGGTCCTCGGGCGCGAGCGCGGCCGCCTTCCGGAAATCGGCGAGCGCCTGTTCGTACCTCCCGTCGGCCTCCGCCATCTTCGCGGACAGGAAAGCCGCGCGAAGCCCGACGACGGGGTCCTCCTCCGCGAAAAGCGGCGCCGCTCCCGCAGCGAGGACCAGCAAGAACAGCCATTTTCCTCTCACTCGGTCAGAATAACACGCGGGCCCGCGCGCTTCTTCCGCTTCCGTGAAACGCCGCGATTCGGGATAATGGTCGGAGTGCAAAAGCTCGGGGAGGCTCTCCTTTCGGTCGGCGCGCTCACGGCCGGCACCCTGAATCGGGCCCTCATGCTCCAGCGGTCGACCGGGGGGCGGCTCGGCACGATCCTTCTCGAACAGGGACTCGTCACGGAAGAAACGCTCGCCCGGGCGCTCGCGAAAGTGACCGGCCGGAACTACGCGCACTGGGACCGCCTCAAGGCCGCTTCGCCGGACGTGTTCACGTTGATTCCCGCGAAAATCGCGCTTCGGACGTTCGCGATTCCCTTCGATCGGGAGGGACGCGTGATCCGCTTCGCCATGCGGGATCCCAACGATCTCGCCGCGGAGGACGAGCTCGCGCTCGTCACCGGAAAGAGGGTGGAGCCGTGGGTGTCCACCGAGTTCCGGATCGCGGAGGCCCTCGAGCGGTTCTACGGCGAGCGGCGCTCGGCGCGCTTCCGCGTCCTCTCCGAACGAATCGAAAGGGGCATCAAGCCCGCGGGGACGCCGCCCGCACCCCCTCCCCCGCCCCCCGACCTTCGCGGCGGAGAGCGGACCGGTCCCGTCACGGACGTCACGCCCAACCCCGCCCGGAACTCGGACGTCTGGCGAATCACCCGGGAGTCCTCCGACGAAATCGAGATCGCGACCTGGCGCCCGGTCCCGTTCGCGCGCCCTTCGACCCCGACCCCGGCCGGGGAGCTCGAGTTCTCGATCGACGAGCACGAGGAGCCGGCCGCCGAAACGGCCGCCACCACCGGGGATTCCTCCCTCGCGCCGCAGGCCGGCGAGCCGTCCCCCGCCGCAAAGGCCCGCGCCGGCCGGAAGAAGGAAGCCGCCAGACCGGCGCCCCCTCCTCCCCCGGCTCCGATTTCGCTCGACGAGGCGCGAGACCGGATTCTCTCGGCGCAGGCGCGGGACGACATCGCCGAGGCGGCCCTCGACCACCTCGCGGGGACGTCTCCGCTCGTCGCCCTTTTCATCGCCCGAAAGGACGACGTCATCGGCTGGCAGGCCCGGGGCGAGGGAGTTTCCCGGAGCACTCTCCGGTCGGTCGCGATTCCGTTCACCTCCCCGTCGATCTTCCTGAACGTGAAGCTCTCGGGAACCCCGTACCAGGGAGTGCTACCCGATCTGCCGTCCCATGAAGAGCTCGTCAAGGGGCTCGGACGCCTCCCCGTCCGATGCGCCGTTTACCCGGTTTCGCTGAAGAAGCGGGTCGTCGCCTTCATGCTCGTGGAGCTCCCCGATGGCGGCCTCTCGGCGGCGGCCAAGGAGGACCTGGCCGCCCTCGCCGGCGCGATGGCCGAGGGTTTCGCGGCCCTGATCCTGCAGCAGCGGGGGCGGGCCGAGTCCGCTTGACCCTCCGAAAGGACTTGATTACACTCAAGATATCCGGAAACTCCATGAGGGCTTGACCGATGATCAAAGCGGATATCGTGGACCGTCTCTTCGAAGAAGCATCGATTCCCCGGCCGAAGGCGATCACGGCCGTCGAAACCGTCATCGACGCGCTTCGCCAGGCACTCGGATCGGGTGATCGCATCGAGCTTCGCGGCTTCGGGGTCTTCGAGGTGAAACGACGGAAGCGCGGAATCGGCCGCAACCCGAAAACCGGAGTCGAGGTCGCGATCCCTCCCGGAAACACGATCCGATTCAAGCCCGGCAAGGAG
The Thermoanaerobaculia bacterium DNA segment above includes these coding regions:
- a CDS encoding HU family DNA-binding protein → MIKADIVDRLFEEASIPRPKAITAVETVIDALRQALGSGDRIELRGFGVFEVKRRKRGIGRNPKTGVEVAIPPGNTIRFKPGKELRDMRDDSASGSPS